The stretch of DNA GAATATTGGTGCAACAGAGCCGCATTCTCAAATctccccaagtgttcctcagggTCTGTATGTCCGTCATACTCTCCAACGTTTGATTGTCGGAAATTCGGAGGGAGCCCTTCCTCCAAGATGGCTAGTGAAAAAGGGCTTCCTCTCTTGGGTACCGGCGCCCTGCTTCCCACCTGCTCCCTCAATCTCTGTATCTCCTTCCACATCTCCCCCATCTCACTAATTTCTCCACTCTGAGGTGGTTGCGTCTCTTCAACCCTGCTCTGGTGGACTTCAACATTTTCCTCACGCTCCTGACGATGGGCCCGTTCCCCAGCACTCATAGACTCTTGGTTCCTCCTCATGGCCTCATCTACTGTACGGGCGATGAATTGGCCCAACTGTTCCTGTTTCACGGGACGGGAATTCGGTAAGATGTTTAACCGATGTTCTGCTACCTCTGGACTCGTCCCTGTGAGCTCTTGGGCAGACCAAGCGAACCTGTTGAGATTAGCTTGTAAACAAGTAATAAGTTTTTCCCTTACCTCTGGGTCAAGGTCAGGGGCTATTCTTAGAGTTTTCTGGTCAGGCCCCAATGTCACTGATCCTAGCCCGCCAGTCCCGCATTCTGGTAAGCGCAAGATTTCTGAGATCTCAGTCGTGTCGGTCTCTTCTCCAGAAGGGTCAGGGTCGGATGAGGAGCTTCCCCCTGCATCAGGGGTACATCCTCTATACACACCAGATACAGCCATTGTGGGGCGGGGTCCTACTCAGCTGGCTCAAAAGATAATGTATCAGCTTCCTTCCGAAGCGGATGCGGCGTTCATTAATTCACTGGGGTGGTCTGACCTTACTCGTCGGACATGCAGCAGCATCACTGAGGTATATTTCTCTTTATACTCTCTAGATTAATGTCCAATACATGTATGATTTCCTTGTCATCTTTTCACTCTTGTCTATTTACCCAGGGCATGATGTACATAGGGGAGTTGGTGGAGCGTGCCAACACCACTCGATCTACTGCCTGCCAAGACTTGCGCGAGGGCATGGCTCTTCGTGAACAGCTTCAAGCTACTATTGATGAGATGAAAGCGTCACATGCTAAGGAGCTTTCGGAGTGCCAAGCTCGAGGTGACGAGTTTCTGAAGGAAAAACAAGAGCTTCTGAAAGAGAAACACGAGCTCCAGCGACTGACAGAAGACCAAGCTAAAGACATCCAGAAGTTAAAGACAGATTTAAAAGATTCACAAGCTGAGCTCGAAGATGCCAAGGTGCGACACGCTGCAGAAGTTTCCTCCTTCAAAGAGGAATTTCTCAAATCCGAAGAATTTGTCGAGATCTGTGGCCCGAAAGCTTTTCACTACCTGGGGGTGGGCTTCGAGGGTGCAGTCGGCCTTTTCCATGCTCAGGGCTATCCTCCGCCAGGCGCCCCTACTGACTTTATCGACTTCGAGAGCTTCATATCGAGTCTCCCCCCCGATTCCTAGATTGAGATcctttatttatgttattttcTGCATTGTTTTATTTTCCATAGGATTATGCGACTTTTGGGACGTTTACATTTGGCTATTTCCTTTTGCGCACTTTTGACATGTATGAACTCGCTTTATGCAACATTGAGTATTTTGCATTCGTATTTATGGTTTCTTCCGAGTTTATATACGATATTATTAACCCGCTAGGGCAAATAAaatctccaccctctaactcatcTGCTAAGTGACATCCcaacaggaaaataaaattttaacgtcaccacactctaactcctctgctaggtgacacctgagcaggaaaataaaatcaacacactctaactcctccgccaggtgacaccttagcaggaaaataaaaaccaacaccctcaccctctaacttcTCTACTAGGCGaagccttagtaggaaaataaaaatccacaCCCTCACCctttaactcctctgctaggtgacaccttagcaggaaaataaaattttaacgtcaccacactctaactcctctgctaggtgacacctgagcaggaaaataaaattttaacgtcaccacactctaactcctctgctaggtgacacctgagcaggaaaataaaatcaacacactctaactcctccgccaggtgacaccttagcaggaaaataaa from Primulina eburnea isolate SZY01 chromosome 6, ASM2296580v1, whole genome shotgun sequence encodes:
- the LOC140835260 gene encoding uncharacterized protein, with the protein product MFNRCSATSGLVPVSSWADQANLLRLACKQVISFSLTSGSRSGAILRVFWSGPNVTDPSPPVPHSGKRKISEISVVSVSSPEGSGSDEELPPASGVHPLYTPDTAIVGRGPTQLAQKIMYQLPSEADAAFINSLGWSDLTRRTCSSITEGMMYIGELVERANTTRSTACQDLREGMALREQLQATIDEMKASHAKELSECQARGDEFLKEKQELLKEKHELQRLTEDQAKDIQKLKTDLKDSQAELEDAKVRHAAEVSSFKEEFLKSEEFVEICGPKAFHYLGVGFEGAVGLFHAQGYPPPGAPTDFIDFESFISSLPPDS